One window from the genome of Synechococcus sp. PROS-7-1 encodes:
- a CDS encoding SH3 domain-containing protein: MPRSATSVLRWGWLLGVALLGPAALPAGGAERRLPQIRRQDGEGPLLSGSDCLLQAGPGLSAPALRRLEIGTPLQLLRHWRSADGRDWIQVQVASHPAFPGGTDRQRGWIHG; encoded by the coding sequence ATGCCCCGTTCCGCTACCTCCGTGCTCCGCTGGGGCTGGCTGCTGGGTGTGGCCTTGCTGGGTCCTGCGGCCTTACCGGCCGGTGGAGCCGAACGGCGTCTGCCCCAGATCCGCCGTCAGGATGGCGAAGGGCCCTTACTCAGTGGCAGTGATTGTCTGCTTCAAGCCGGGCCTGGCTTATCGGCTCCAGCCCTGCGTCGTCTGGAGATTGGCACCCCATTGCAATTGTTGCGTCACTGGCGCAGCGCCGATGGTCGCGATTGGATTCAAGTGCAGGTGGCGTCCCATCCGGCCTTCCCTGGAGGGACTGACCGGCAACGCGGTTGGATTCATGGCTGA
- a CDS encoding CrcB family protein — MADIVPSQALLVGLGAVPGAWLRLRVVNHFEPMVPRKHWGTFLVNLVAAFALGLVLGLQTSGRCEPPGSTSSLILLIGVGFFGSLSTFSTFAVEVLVTLRARQWGEALLLTAGSVLAGLLVASGGYGLGLADG, encoded by the coding sequence ATGGCTGACATCGTTCCCTCCCAGGCGCTCCTTGTGGGTTTAGGTGCCGTCCCCGGGGCCTGGTTGCGCCTGCGGGTGGTGAATCACTTCGAGCCGATGGTGCCGCGCAAGCACTGGGGCACCTTCCTGGTGAATCTGGTGGCGGCCTTCGCCTTGGGGCTGGTGCTCGGTTTGCAGACGTCCGGCCGCTGCGAACCTCCTGGCTCGACGTCGTCGTTGATTCTGCTGATCGGCGTTGGTTTCTTTGGCAGCCTCAGCACCTTCTCCACCTTTGCTGTGGAGGTGCTGGTCACCCTGCGCGCTCGCCAGTGGGGAGAAGCGCTGTTGCTCACGGCCGGGTCGGTGCTGGCCGGTCTGTTGGTGGCCTCTGGTGGCTACGGCCTGGGTTTGGCTGATGGCTGA
- a CDS encoding CrcB family protein gives MAEQFQPTARQEIQELLLVALGAIPGALLRWQLSVLAPDRNLLANVLGSLVLGLLLGLPYRPRLQLLIGIGFCGSLTTFSSWMVDCVSLIAAGQPTAAIGLIGATLGLGLGGAALGLGLGRSVSVRWLRPAEPPQSQR, from the coding sequence ATGGCTGAACAATTCCAGCCCACGGCACGGCAGGAGATTCAGGAATTGCTGCTGGTGGCCTTGGGTGCCATTCCCGGTGCTCTCTTGCGCTGGCAGCTGTCTGTGCTGGCACCCGATCGCAACCTGCTGGCCAATGTGCTCGGATCTCTGGTGCTGGGGTTACTGCTTGGGCTTCCCTACCGGCCGCGGCTGCAGCTGCTGATCGGGATTGGCTTCTGTGGATCGCTCACCACCTTCAGCAGCTGGATGGTGGATTGCGTCAGTCTGATCGCAGCGGGGCAGCCCACAGCCGCGATCGGTCTGATCGGCGCCACCCTCGGGCTGGGCCTGGGTGGCGCAGCCCTTGGGCTTGGGCTTGGCCGCAGCGTCAGCGTCCGCTGGCTCAGGCCTGCAGAGCCGCCTCAATCGCAGCGCTGA
- a CDS encoding glutathione peroxidase: MAPSVSNVSVRTPDGSEKSLGSYAGQVLLIVNVASRCGFTKQYAGLQTLQDTFGPRGLRVLGFPCNDFGAQEPGTLDEIKSFCSTTYGASFELFDKVHATGSTTEPYTTLNQTEPAGDVAWNFEKFLVGKDGTVLARFKSGVAPEDAELSAAIEAALQA; encoded by the coding sequence ATGGCTCCCAGCGTCAGCAACGTGTCCGTCCGTACCCCCGACGGCAGTGAAAAATCCCTCGGCAGCTATGCAGGCCAAGTGCTGCTGATCGTGAATGTGGCCAGCCGATGCGGATTCACCAAGCAGTACGCCGGTCTGCAGACCCTGCAGGACACCTTCGGACCCCGCGGCCTGCGAGTGCTGGGCTTCCCCTGCAACGATTTCGGCGCCCAGGAGCCCGGCACCCTGGATGAGATCAAGAGCTTCTGTTCCACCACCTACGGCGCCAGCTTCGAGCTGTTCGACAAGGTGCACGCCACCGGCAGCACCACCGAGCCTTACACCACCCTCAACCAAACCGAGCCGGCCGGTGATGTGGCTTGGAATTTCGAAAAGTTCCTAGTGGGCAAGGACGGCACGGTGCTGGCCCGCTTCAAGAGCGGTGTGGCCCCTGAGGACGCCGAACTCAGCGCTGCGATTGAGGCGGCTCTGCAGGCCTGA
- the mgtE gene encoding magnesium transporter has product MDQAPVLAEVVTRQLESMLSVGNYDGVKMLLAPVQPVDVAEAIGSLPRTLQALAFRLLSKDEAIEVYEYLDPAVQQSLLERLRSGEVLELVEEMSPDDRVRLFDELPAKVVRRLLAELSPAERKVTAQLLGYAPETAGRLMTTEYIDLKEFHSAAQALTIVRRRARQTETIYSLYVTDGERHLTGILSLRDLVTADPEDRIGDVMTREVVSVGTDTDQEDVARAIQRYDFLAVPVVDRERRLVGIVTVDDVIDVIEQEATRDLYAAGAVEAGDEDDYFQSNLFTVARRRVVWLSVLVVASFFTSEVIALNEQVLKEVVLLAAFIPLLAGTGGNVGAQSSTVVIRGLSTQSIASLGRIKAVVREATAGFLLGVLMMILVVPFAWWRGESPLVGLSVGTSLLAITTLAATAGAGFPLLFDRMGLDPALMSTPFITTCTDVVGTLIYLQTAQWLLVHMPQLLQSTGISAHFLAAALF; this is encoded by the coding sequence ATGGATCAAGCACCGGTGCTAGCGGAGGTGGTGACCCGCCAGTTGGAATCCATGCTCAGCGTGGGCAATTACGACGGCGTCAAGATGCTGTTGGCGCCCGTGCAGCCCGTGGACGTCGCCGAAGCGATCGGCAGCCTGCCGCGCACCCTTCAGGCTTTGGCTTTTCGGTTGCTCAGCAAAGATGAAGCGATCGAGGTGTACGAGTATCTCGATCCAGCGGTGCAGCAGAGCCTGTTGGAACGGCTGCGCTCCGGCGAGGTGTTGGAGCTGGTCGAGGAGATGTCTCCGGACGACCGGGTTCGGTTGTTCGATGAACTCCCCGCCAAGGTGGTGCGCCGTCTGCTGGCGGAGCTCAGCCCGGCGGAGCGCAAAGTCACGGCTCAGCTGCTGGGGTACGCCCCGGAGACCGCCGGCCGTCTGATGACGACGGAATACATCGATCTCAAGGAGTTTCACAGTGCGGCCCAGGCGCTCACGATCGTGCGCCGGCGGGCGCGTCAGACCGAAACGATCTACAGCCTCTACGTCACTGATGGAGAGCGACATCTCACGGGCATCCTGTCCCTGCGTGATCTGGTCACAGCCGACCCTGAAGACCGGATCGGTGATGTGATGACCCGGGAGGTGGTGAGCGTGGGCACCGATACAGATCAGGAAGACGTGGCCAGGGCGATTCAGCGCTACGACTTTCTGGCGGTGCCGGTGGTGGATCGGGAGCGACGCTTGGTGGGGATCGTCACCGTGGATGACGTGATCGATGTGATCGAACAGGAGGCCACCCGCGACCTCTACGCCGCCGGCGCTGTGGAAGCCGGCGACGAAGACGATTATTTCCAGAGCAATCTGTTCACCGTGGCCCGCCGCCGGGTGGTGTGGCTCTCGGTGCTCGTGGTGGCCAGCTTCTTCACATCGGAAGTGATTGCTCTCAACGAGCAGGTGCTCAAGGAGGTGGTGCTACTGGCGGCATTCATTCCCTTGCTGGCGGGCACCGGCGGCAATGTGGGCGCTCAGAGCTCCACTGTGGTGATCCGCGGTCTGAGCACCCAGAGCATCGCCTCCCTCGGGCGCATCAAGGCTGTGGTGCGTGAGGCCACGGCAGGATTCTTGCTGGGAGTGCTGATGATGATCCTGGTGGTGCCCTTTGCCTGGTGGCGAGGGGAGAGTCCGCTGGTGGGTCTGTCTGTGGGCACCAGCCTTCTGGCCATTACCACCCTGGCGGCCACGGCCGGAGCCGGTTTCCCACTGCTGTTCGATCGGATGGGGCTGGATCCGGCCTTGATGTCCACGCCCTTCATCACCACCTGCACCGATGTGGTGGGGACTCTGATCTATCTGCAAACAGCGCAGTGGTTGCTCGTGCATATGCCCCAGCTGCTTCAGTCCACAGGTATTTCTGCTCATTTCTTGGCTGCAGCTCTTTTCTGA
- a CDS encoding RpoD/SigA family RNA polymerase sigma factor yields MASRSSSTDVDLVRSYLRDIGRVPLLSHQQEITLGRQVQELMELEATEAELQEKRGGEAVPAAELAKAAGLSAVQLKRKLQAGRRAKERMVAANLRLVVSVAKKYTKRNMELLDLIQEGTIGLVRGVEKFDPTRGYKFSTYAYWWIRQGITRAIAEKSRTIRLPIHITEMLNKLKKGQRELSQDLGRTPSVTELAAFVELPEDEVKELMCRARQPVSLEMKVGDGDDTELLDLLAGDGELPSEQVEGECLKGDLRDLLGQLPELQERVLRMRYGMDGEEPMSLTGIGRVIGISRDRVRNLERDGLAGLRRLSDQVEAYVAC; encoded by the coding sequence ATGGCCTCTCGTTCATCCAGCACGGATGTCGACCTGGTGCGTTCCTATCTGCGCGACATCGGCCGGGTGCCGTTGCTGAGCCATCAGCAGGAGATCACCTTGGGCCGTCAGGTGCAGGAGCTGATGGAGCTTGAGGCCACAGAAGCAGAGCTGCAGGAGAAGCGCGGTGGAGAAGCCGTGCCTGCAGCGGAGCTGGCCAAAGCAGCGGGATTGAGCGCGGTGCAACTGAAGCGCAAGCTGCAGGCGGGCCGCCGCGCTAAAGAGCGGATGGTGGCGGCGAATCTGCGCCTGGTGGTGAGCGTGGCCAAGAAATACACCAAGCGGAACATGGAGCTGCTGGATCTGATCCAGGAGGGAACGATTGGTTTGGTGCGTGGTGTGGAGAAGTTCGACCCAACACGGGGCTACAAATTCAGCACCTATGCGTACTGGTGGATCCGCCAGGGAATCACGCGGGCGATTGCGGAGAAGAGCCGGACGATCCGGCTGCCGATCCACATCACCGAGATGCTGAACAAACTGAAGAAAGGGCAGCGTGAACTGAGCCAGGACTTAGGGCGGACGCCATCAGTGACGGAGCTGGCGGCATTTGTGGAGCTTCCCGAGGACGAGGTGAAGGAGCTGATGTGCCGTGCCCGTCAGCCGGTGAGCCTGGAGATGAAGGTGGGCGATGGGGATGACACGGAGCTGCTGGACTTATTGGCCGGTGATGGAGAGCTGCCGAGTGAGCAGGTGGAAGGTGAGTGCCTGAAGGGTGACCTGAGAGATCTGCTGGGCCAGCTGCCAGAACTGCAGGAGCGTGTGCTGCGGATGCGTTACGGGATGGACGGCGAGGAGCCGATGAGCCTCACAGGCATCGGTCGCGTGATCGGCATCAGCCGGGATCGGGTTCGCAACCTGGAGCGTGACGGACTTGCCGGTCTGCGTCGCCTCAGTGATCAGGTGGAGGCTTACGTCGCCTGCTGA